The Agromyces marinus genome window below encodes:
- a CDS encoding glycosyltransferase, translated as MSQAHPNRVLIASDSVIARDPRVLKQVRWLAEAGWSVDTLGRGGGWDAQAGAHFEMPRRSFPVRVACYAFLPNRARYSALIGGTVPPAMTEPGAERYDLVICNEVEMLPWCLEHLDDLLAPGGRLHVDLHEFAPSQNTGAIHSLLFKRFRLWLASFVGDSRIGSRTVVSPGIAGLYSEYADVEAPTVIRNTVAFAEGTPSPVDPGRIKLIYHGVAARARGLDLLIDAMHEVESRFTLELMLIGPAETIKALKGKAAPLGSRVGFRDPVPMEQLPEVLNAYDLEVIFYPPIAENLRFALPNKFFEALQARVGVIVGDSPDMVSLVRAHGNGEVVTGWTAADLARGINAMDADRVREIKAATDAAARELSAEHEGSRFLEAVGASSAESDSRA; from the coding sequence GTGTCACAAGCCCACCCGAACCGCGTCCTGATCGCGTCCGATTCCGTCATCGCCCGCGACCCGCGCGTACTGAAGCAGGTGCGGTGGCTCGCCGAGGCCGGCTGGAGCGTCGACACGCTCGGGCGGGGCGGCGGATGGGACGCCCAGGCCGGTGCGCACTTCGAGATGCCCCGACGATCCTTCCCGGTCCGGGTCGCCTGCTACGCGTTCCTCCCGAACCGCGCCCGGTACTCGGCGCTGATCGGCGGCACGGTGCCCCCCGCGATGACCGAGCCGGGCGCCGAACGCTACGACCTGGTGATCTGCAACGAGGTCGAGATGCTGCCGTGGTGCCTCGAGCACCTCGACGACCTGCTCGCGCCCGGCGGCCGCCTCCACGTCGACCTGCACGAGTTCGCCCCGAGCCAGAACACCGGCGCCATCCATTCGCTGCTGTTCAAGCGGTTCCGGCTGTGGCTCGCGAGCTTCGTCGGCGACTCGAGGATCGGTTCGCGCACGGTGGTGTCGCCGGGGATCGCCGGCCTGTACTCCGAGTACGCCGATGTCGAGGCACCGACCGTCATCCGCAACACGGTCGCGTTCGCCGAGGGGACGCCGTCGCCGGTCGATCCGGGTCGGATCAAGCTCATCTACCACGGCGTCGCGGCCCGCGCGCGCGGACTCGACCTCCTCATCGACGCGATGCACGAAGTCGAATCCCGGTTCACGCTGGAGCTCATGCTCATCGGTCCGGCCGAGACCATCAAGGCGCTGAAGGGCAAGGCCGCGCCGCTGGGTTCACGCGTGGGCTTCCGCGACCCCGTCCCCATGGAGCAACTGCCCGAGGTCCTCAACGCGTACGACCTCGAGGTGATCTTCTACCCGCCGATCGCGGAGAATCTCCGGTTCGCGCTGCCGAACAAGTTCTTCGAGGCGCTTCAGGCGCGGGTCGGTGTCATCGTCGGAGACAGTCCCGACATGGTCTCGCTCGTCAGGGCGCACGGAAACGGCGAGGTCGTGACCGGCTGGACCGCCGCGGACCTGGCGCGCGGGATCAACGCCATGGACGCCGACCGCGTCCGGGAGATCAAGGCGGCCACGGATGCCGCGGCCCGCGAGCTGTCCGCCGAGCACGAGGGCTCGCGGTTCCTCGAGGCGGTCGGCGCATCGTCGGCGGAATCGGATTCGCGCGCGTGA
- the pseI gene encoding pseudaminic acid synthase has translation MPAPTTPAGPLIVAEISGNHNGSLPRALDIVRAVADTGASAVKIQTYTPDTITLDVDAPAFRISEGHDLWSSRTLYDLYREAHTPWEWHEPIFELARDLGLVAFSTPFDETSVEFLESLDVPLYKIASLEIVDLPLIAQVARTGKPMIVSVGTASIGEVDAAVTAARSGGCTDLTLLACTSSYPAEPDDANLLRMPAMQRMWGAKVGLSDHTLGIGVSVAATALGATVIEKHVTLSRGDGGVDAAFSLEPSELAQLVAECDAAARALGSADAWATSAESESLRLRPSLYIAADVRAGERFTPENVRSVRPSGGLPPAEIDRVLGRTAARDAATGTPVNWDLVAPADQSSASE, from the coding sequence GCCCGCACCGACGACGCCCGCCGGACCGTTGATCGTCGCGGAGATCTCCGGGAACCACAACGGCTCCCTTCCCCGTGCCCTCGACATCGTGCGCGCCGTCGCCGACACCGGCGCCAGCGCGGTCAAGATCCAGACGTACACGCCCGACACGATCACGCTCGACGTGGATGCTCCGGCGTTCCGGATCAGCGAAGGCCACGATCTCTGGTCGTCGCGAACGCTGTACGACCTCTACCGCGAGGCGCACACGCCGTGGGAATGGCACGAGCCGATCTTCGAACTCGCACGCGACCTCGGGCTGGTCGCGTTCAGCACCCCGTTCGACGAGACGTCGGTCGAGTTCCTCGAGTCGCTCGACGTGCCGCTCTACAAGATCGCGTCGCTCGAGATCGTCGACCTCCCGCTCATCGCGCAGGTCGCCCGTACGGGCAAGCCGATGATCGTCTCCGTGGGCACCGCGTCGATCGGCGAAGTCGATGCCGCGGTGACCGCCGCACGGTCTGGCGGGTGCACCGACCTCACCCTGCTCGCCTGCACGAGCTCCTACCCCGCGGAACCTGACGACGCGAACCTCCTGCGCATGCCCGCGATGCAGCGGATGTGGGGCGCCAAGGTCGGCCTGTCCGACCACACACTCGGCATCGGCGTCTCCGTCGCCGCGACCGCGCTCGGCGCGACGGTGATCGAGAAGCACGTCACGCTGTCCCGGGGCGACGGCGGCGTCGACGCGGCGTTCTCGCTCGAACCGTCCGAGCTGGCGCAGCTGGTCGCGGAATGCGACGCGGCAGCTCGCGCCCTCGGGTCGGCGGATGCCTGGGCGACCTCGGCCGAGTCGGAGTCGCTCAGGCTCAGGCCGTCGCTGTACATCGCCGCCGATGTTCGGGCGGGCGAACGGTTCACCCCGGAGAACGTGCGCTCGGTGCGCCCGTCCGGCGGGCTGCCCCCGGCGGAGATCGACCGCGTGCTCGGACGCACCGCGGCACGCGACGCCGCGACCGGAACTCCGGTGAACTGGGACCTGGTCGCCCCCGCGGATCAGTCGAGCGCGAGCGAGTAG
- a CDS encoding alpha-2,8-polysialyltransferase family protein: MISSEGTEAIVAFEDDSPAILFDTIPGGDVPLWPLLRIPLSRVIAEAELNTVAVRRRDSKIAALGRIARRSLPNPRSAGRAPRRSAMFVVHGGTSYATPAGTSNWLADGFAEALESEAMILQDLPFDAFTARAARPAFPSTFTFADALSRVETRTRLEPLGGSDRARVAAWAEEVYRHFAHFGLEPDRVRTSIDQLVYRSARIRHLDAEFARVLDRVQPSTIYMQTAAYGDRASMISIAHRRGIGVAELQHGWIGPCHAAYNFGAAMRSPELNAGLPDTLLTFGEFWSEAVRFPGATVAIGKPHLDARSSEAEPVSARENLVLVASSVYEREQLTEIVRRLRDALPEGWNVLFRPHPSELATVADLYSELLAEDRVILDRDRDVYASLGRVRAVVGFASTVLYEALAFGCQVAAIDSPLADLYIEDRLFGERIGDGGSVVRAAERFAGADRAVPAGGTPLEDIWKPGAAENLVAFSGRQQARRQGRTS; encoded by the coding sequence GTGATCTCCTCCGAGGGCACCGAGGCGATCGTCGCGTTCGAGGACGACTCTCCAGCGATCCTGTTCGACACGATCCCGGGCGGTGACGTGCCGCTCTGGCCGCTGCTGCGCATCCCGCTCTCGCGCGTCATCGCCGAAGCCGAGCTCAACACCGTCGCCGTACGGCGACGGGATTCGAAGATCGCCGCACTCGGACGGATCGCCCGCCGCAGCCTGCCGAACCCCCGCTCCGCCGGGCGCGCTCCGCGAAGGTCCGCGATGTTCGTCGTCCACGGGGGCACCTCGTATGCGACACCGGCCGGCACGTCGAACTGGCTCGCGGACGGATTCGCAGAGGCCCTCGAGAGCGAGGCGATGATCCTGCAGGATCTCCCCTTCGACGCCTTCACCGCCAGGGCCGCCCGCCCCGCATTCCCGTCGACGTTCACGTTCGCCGATGCGCTCAGCAGGGTCGAGACGCGCACCCGCCTCGAGCCGCTGGGCGGCAGCGACCGGGCCCGGGTCGCCGCATGGGCCGAAGAGGTCTACCGACACTTCGCGCACTTCGGCCTCGAGCCGGACCGCGTCCGGACCTCCATCGATCAGCTGGTGTACCGGAGCGCACGCATCCGCCACCTCGACGCCGAGTTCGCCCGCGTACTCGATCGCGTCCAGCCCTCCACGATCTACATGCAGACCGCAGCGTACGGCGACCGTGCGAGCATGATCTCGATCGCGCATCGACGCGGCATCGGCGTCGCTGAGCTGCAGCACGGCTGGATCGGTCCCTGCCACGCCGCATACAACTTCGGCGCGGCGATGCGCTCGCCCGAGCTGAACGCAGGCCTCCCGGACACCCTGCTGACGTTCGGGGAGTTCTGGTCCGAAGCGGTCCGGTTCCCCGGCGCCACGGTCGCGATCGGGAAGCCGCACCTCGATGCTCGGTCGTCCGAAGCCGAACCGGTCTCGGCGCGCGAGAACCTCGTGCTCGTCGCGTCGAGCGTCTACGAGCGTGAGCAGCTGACGGAGATCGTGCGGCGGCTCCGCGACGCGCTCCCGGAGGGCTGGAACGTCCTGTTCCGGCCGCACCCCAGCGAGCTGGCGACCGTGGCCGACCTCTACTCCGAGCTCCTCGCCGAAGACCGCGTGATCCTGGACCGGGACCGCGACGTCTACGCATCACTCGGGCGCGTGCGAGCGGTCGTCGGATTCGCGAGCACAGTGCTCTACGAAGCCCTCGCGTTCGGGTGCCAGGTCGCCGCGATCGACTCCCCGCTCGCCGACCTGTACATCGAGGATCGGCTGTTCGGCGAGCGAATCGGCGACGGAGGATCCGTCGTGCGTGCAGCCGAGCGGTTCGCCGGGGCGGATCGGGCCGTCCCCGCGGGCGGCACCCCGCTCGAAGACATCTGGAAGCCCGGCGCGGCGGAGAACCTCGTCGCGTTCTCCGGCCGTCAACAGGCACGACGCCAAGGAAGGACCTCGTGA
- a CDS encoding GNAT family N-acetyltransferase yields MTQPRIIVRPAAPDDSEALLGWRNDPTTRAVSLDRGIVDRADHDRWYAAALASTSRHILIAVVREAGSELRVGMVRFDRSEDGSHEVSINLAPEARGKGMSGAILGAAIEALREEAGAVLLRATIRDENEPSIRLFAAAGFRLDESSDGVGRYSLALD; encoded by the coding sequence GTGACACAGCCACGGATCATCGTGCGACCGGCGGCGCCGGACGATTCGGAGGCGCTGCTCGGCTGGCGCAACGATCCCACGACACGCGCGGTGTCGCTCGACCGCGGGATCGTCGACCGGGCCGATCACGACCGCTGGTACGCCGCGGCGTTGGCGTCCACGAGCCGGCACATCCTCATCGCCGTCGTGCGGGAGGCGGGCTCGGAACTCCGGGTCGGCATGGTCCGATTCGACCGGTCCGAGGACGGCTCGCACGAGGTGAGCATCAACCTCGCGCCAGAGGCGAGGGGGAAGGGAATGTCCGGGGCGATCCTCGGTGCCGCGATCGAGGCGCTGCGCGAGGAGGCCGGCGCAGTGCTCCTCCGTGCGACGATCCGCGATGAGAACGAGCCCAGCATCCGCCTGTTCGCCGCGGCCGGGTTCCGGCTCGACGAGTCGTCCGACGGAGTCGGGCGCTACTCGCTCGCGCTCGACTGA